One window from the genome of Tolypothrix sp. NIES-4075 encodes:
- a CDS encoding Hsp70 family protein → MAIAIDFGTSNTVIARWNPVTNSAETLTIPSLSVQQSLNPPLIPSLVYVEDASIGQILVGQQVRDRGFDLSSEPRFFRSFKRGIGAEIQGFLPELDGQNITFEQVGQWFLSQVISELAPMQGGLDSLILTVPVDSFEAYRHWLGKVCQALPVESVRMLDEPTAAALGYGMVNEEIILVIDFGGGTLDLSLVQLDKSVQKTQKPVGFLLKWGNKSLAEDSKQKVKTARVLAKAGQNLGGTDIDNWLVDYFAKTQGLAVSPLTTRLAERIKIQLSTQTQGSEVYFNDETFESYELELNRDTLENILKEHSFFELLDESMTTLLQQARRQGIEIADINAVLLVGGTVQLPAVQTWVKQYFSEDKIRCERPFEAIAQGALQLAQGVEIKDFLYHSYGIRYWDRRNKRHNWHPIIKEGQPYPMSQAVELVLGASLENQPSIELIMGELGAETGGTEVFFDGDRLITRRQDNIQTTVQPLNDKDGARTIAQLTPPGYPGSDRIKILFQVDQQRFLRITVEDLFTNETLLENQLVAQLS, encoded by the coding sequence ATGGCGATCGCAATCGATTTTGGTACTAGCAACACAGTTATTGCTCGTTGGAATCCTGTAACCAACAGTGCAGAAACCCTTACTATACCAAGTTTGTCAGTTCAACAAAGTTTGAACCCACCATTAATTCCCAGCTTGGTTTACGTTGAAGATGCTTCTATTGGACAAATATTAGTCGGGCAACAAGTACGCGATCGCGGTTTTGATTTAAGTAGCGAACCGCGATTTTTTCGCAGCTTTAAACGCGGTATTGGTGCAGAAATTCAAGGTTTCTTACCTGAGCTTGATGGACAAAATATCACCTTTGAGCAAGTAGGGCAATGGTTTCTTTCTCAAGTAATTTCTGAATTAGCACCAATGCAAGGTGGGTTAGATTCTTTAATATTAACAGTGCCAGTAGATAGCTTTGAAGCTTATCGTCATTGGTTAGGAAAAGTTTGTCAAGCCCTTCCCGTCGAATCTGTGCGAATGTTAGATGAACCCACAGCCGCAGCTTTGGGTTATGGGATGGTAAACGAAGAAATTATTTTAGTAATTGACTTTGGTGGCGGCACTTTAGATTTATCTTTGGTACAGTTAGATAAAAGCGTCCAAAAAACTCAAAAGCCAGTCGGATTTCTGTTGAAATGGGGTAATAAATCTTTAGCCGAAGATTCAAAACAAAAAGTCAAAACTGCCCGCGTACTGGCGAAAGCAGGACAAAATTTAGGCGGTACTGATATTGATAATTGGTTGGTAGATTACTTTGCCAAAACTCAAGGATTAGCGGTAAGTCCTTTGACAACGCGATTAGCAGAAAGGATAAAAATTCAGCTTTCAACGCAAACTCAAGGAAGCGAAGTTTATTTCAATGATGAGACATTTGAAAGTTACGAATTGGAATTAAACCGTGATACTTTAGAAAATATTCTCAAAGAACACTCGTTTTTTGAGCTATTAGATGAATCGATGACGACACTGTTACAGCAAGCGCGACGTCAGGGAATAGAAATTGCCGATATAAATGCAGTGTTATTAGTTGGTGGAACAGTACAATTACCAGCAGTGCAAACTTGGGTAAAGCAGTATTTTAGTGAAGATAAAATTCGTTGCGAACGTCCTTTTGAAGCGATCGCTCAAGGTGCTTTACAATTAGCCCAAGGTGTAGAAATCAAAGATTTTCTTTACCACAGCTATGGTATCCGCTATTGGGATCGACGCAACAAACGCCATAATTGGCATCCTATCATTAAAGAGGGGCAGCCTTACCCGATGAGTCAAGCTGTAGAATTAGTTTTAGGCGCTTCTCTAGAAAATCAGCCCAGCATAGAATTAATTATGGGGGAATTGGGAGCGGAAACAGGCGGGACTGAAGTATTTTTTGATGGCGATCGCTTAATTACCCGCCGTCAAGATAACATACAAACAACCGTCCAACCCCTCAACGATAAAGACGGCGCCAGAACAATAGCCCAACTCACACCCCCAGGATATCCCGGAAGCGATCGCATCAAAATTCTTTTTCAAGTCGATCAACAGCGCTTCTTACGAATCACAGTTGAAGACTTATTTACAAATGAAACCCTCTTAGAAAATCAATTAGTAGCACAGTTGAGTTAA
- a CDS encoding CHAT domain-containing protein, with product MSYNPAVQSQNRFQQLHNLLIKPIADLLPTNPNQRVIFIPQDSLFLVPFFALQDANGKYLIEKHTILTAPAIQVLDLTHRQRERGRMGDKGKGEY from the coding sequence GTGAGTTACAATCCGGCTGTGCAATCACAAAACCGATTTCAACAGCTTCACAACTTATTAATCAAGCCCATCGCCGACCTTTTACCCACCAACCCCAACCAGCGCGTTATTTTCATTCCCCAAGATTCCCTATTCCTCGTTCCCTTCTTTGCTTTGCAAGATGCCAATGGCAAGTATTTAATTGAAAAACATACCATCCTGACTGCCCCGGCAATTCAGGTATTAGATTTAACCCATCGGCAAAGGGAGAGGGGGAGAATGGGGGATAAGGGCAAGGGGGAATATTAA
- a CDS encoding extracellular solute-binding protein, giving the protein MMTACSSRNADNAGNGATSKSDVTLTFVSYSVTNAAYQQIIPKFIEKWKKEHNQNITFNQSYDGSGSQTLAVIDGKEADVVHLSLALDINKIVEAGFIQPGWEKEAPNDAIVTKSLNAIALHSSNLLLLTRYTISLMTPVLMSALKISMRQRKLPL; this is encoded by the coding sequence ATGATGACAGCCTGCTCCTCACGCAATGCAGATAACGCCGGTAATGGTGCAACTTCCAAAAGTGATGTAACCCTAACGTTTGTTTCCTACTCGGTTACTAACGCAGCATACCAGCAGATCATTCCCAAATTTATAGAGAAGTGGAAGAAAGAACATAATCAAAACATCACATTTAATCAGAGCTATGATGGCTCTGGTTCCCAGACCCTTGCCGTAATTGACGGTAAGGAAGCTGATGTGGTACACCTGTCACTTGCCCTTGATATTAATAAAATTGTTGAGGCAGGTTTTATTCAACCAGGTTGGGAAAAAGAAGCGCCTAATGATGCAATTGTTACCAAATCTCTAAACGCGATCGCTTTGCACTCCTCTAACCTATTGCTACTCACACGCTACACTATCTCCTTGATGACTCCGGTTTTGATGTCGGCTTTAAAAATATCCATGCGACAAAGAAAGTTGCCGCTGTAA
- a CDS encoding ROK family protein has product MLKICVFGFNVVNSQVIGIDLGGTAIKLGRFTADGACLQSLTVATPQPATPEAVMAVMVDAIAQLDPDNLSMAIGVGTPGPADRCGRIAKVAINLTGWHDVPLADWLEAKTGKLTIVANDANCAGLGEAWLGAGRHFQNLILLTLGTGVGGAIILDGKLFIGHQGAAGELGLITFNPDGPMCNSGNQGSLEQYTSVVAIRRRTGKEPAELGALAQAGDIEALTFWQNYGKDLGAGLSSLVYVLTPQAIVLGGGVSASFEFFLPTVKAEIERRVLATSRLGLQILSAELGNYAGMVGAAKLAWQHHLGC; this is encoded by the coding sequence ATGCTGAAAATTTGCGTCTTTGGGTTTAATGTGGTGAATTCTCAAGTAATCGGCATTGACTTGGGGGGAACGGCGATTAAATTGGGGCGATTTACGGCTGATGGTGCTTGTTTGCAATCTTTAACTGTGGCGACTCCCCAACCAGCGACACCTGAGGCAGTTATGGCGGTGATGGTGGATGCGATCGCTCAACTTGACCCAGATAATCTGAGCATGGCGATCGGTGTGGGTACTCCCGGTCCTGCGGATCGTTGTGGACGCATTGCCAAAGTTGCCATCAATCTGACAGGATGGCATGATGTCCCTTTGGCTGATTGGTTAGAAGCGAAAACTGGCAAATTGACAATTGTCGCTAATGATGCGAATTGTGCGGGGTTGGGAGAAGCTTGGTTAGGCGCCGGTCGCCATTTTCAAAACCTGATTTTGCTGACTTTGGGAACTGGCGTTGGTGGGGCGATTATTCTTGATGGTAAATTGTTTATTGGACATCAAGGAGCCGCTGGAGAGTTGGGTTTAATTACCTTTAATCCCGATGGTCCGATGTGTAATAGCGGTAATCAAGGCTCTTTGGAGCAGTATACTTCGGTTGTGGCAATTCGTCGCCGCACCGGTAAAGAACCAGCGGAATTGGGCGCTTTGGCGCAAGCGGGAGATATTGAAGCATTGACTTTTTGGCAAAATTATGGTAAGGATTTAGGCGCTGGTTTGAGTAGTTTGGTATATGTATTGACACCGCAGGCGATCGTTCTTGGTGGTGGTGTCAGCGCTAGTTTTGAGTTTTTCTTGCCAACTGTCAAGGCAGAAATTGAGCGGCGAGTGCTTGCTACTTCTCGTCTTGGGTTACAAATATTATCGGCTGAATTGGGTAATTATGCGGGGATGGTGGGAGCAGCGAAGTTGGCATGGCAACACCATTTAGGATGTTAG
- the trxB gene encoding thioredoxin-disulfide reductase: protein MTNPTVENLVIIGSGPAGYTAAIYAGRANLKPVVFEGFQAGGLPGGQLMTTTEVENFPGFPRGITGPELMDQMKAQAERWGAELYTEDVISVDLSQRPFTVRSEEREFKTHSIIIATGATAKRLGLPSEHEFWSRGISACAICDGATPIFHGAELAVIGAGDSAAEEAIYLTKYGSKVNMLVRTEKMRASKAMQDRVLSNPKIQVHWNTEAVDIFGNGHMEGVKIRNSKTGEESQLHVKGLFYAVGHKPNTSLFEGQIELDEVGYVVTKHGSVETSVEGVFAAGDVQDHEFRQAITAAGTGCMAAMLAERWLSSTGLIEEFHQKPETSDNELEHQPTEKKTPEEFDLNATRHEGGYALRKLFHESDRLILVKYVSPGCGPCHTLKPILNKVVDEFDGKIHFVEIDIDKDRDIAQNANVTGTPTIQLFKDKELINEVKGVKQKTEYRKLIESNL, encoded by the coding sequence ATGACTAACCCTACAGTAGAAAACTTAGTAATTATCGGTTCTGGTCCTGCTGGATACACAGCGGCTATTTATGCGGGACGGGCTAACTTGAAACCCGTTGTCTTTGAAGGCTTCCAAGCTGGGGGTTTACCTGGTGGTCAGTTGATGACAACGACTGAAGTTGAGAACTTTCCTGGGTTTCCGCGAGGAATTACAGGACCTGAACTGATGGATCAAATGAAGGCTCAGGCGGAGCGTTGGGGAGCCGAGTTATATACTGAGGATGTGATATCGGTTGACTTGAGTCAGCGTCCTTTTACTGTCCGCTCGGAAGAACGGGAATTTAAAACCCACAGTATTATTATTGCCACAGGTGCGACAGCGAAGCGTTTGGGTTTACCCAGCGAACATGAATTTTGGAGTCGCGGTATTTCCGCTTGTGCTATCTGTGATGGTGCTACACCGATTTTCCACGGTGCGGAATTGGCTGTAATTGGTGCTGGTGACTCAGCAGCAGAAGAAGCGATTTACCTGACGAAATACGGTTCAAAGGTAAATATGCTGGTACGCACTGAGAAAATGCGTGCTTCCAAAGCGATGCAAGACCGCGTTTTGAGTAACCCGAAAATCCAGGTACATTGGAACACCGAAGCCGTGGATATTTTCGGTAACGGTCATATGGAAGGAGTGAAAATCCGCAATAGCAAAACCGGCGAAGAAAGTCAACTGCACGTTAAGGGTTTATTCTACGCTGTTGGTCACAAGCCGAATACGTCGTTGTTTGAAGGACAAATAGAACTCGATGAAGTGGGTTACGTTGTCACCAAACACGGTTCTGTAGAAACGAGTGTAGAAGGCGTATTTGCGGCTGGTGACGTGCAAGACCATGAGTTTCGTCAAGCAATTACGGCTGCGGGTACTGGCTGTATGGCGGCAATGTTGGCTGAACGCTGGTTGTCTTCTACTGGTTTGATTGAAGAATTTCATCAAAAACCAGAAACTTCAGATAATGAATTAGAACATCAGCCTACTGAGAAGAAAACCCCAGAAGAATTTGATTTAAATGCAACGCGCCACGAGGGGGGTTATGCTTTACGGAAGTTGTTCCATGAAAGCGATCGCCTAATCCTGGTCAAATACGTTTCTCCTGGCTGCGGTCCTTGCCATACCCTCAAACCAATTTTAAATAAAGTAGTGGATGAATTTGATGGTAAAATCCACTTTGTCGAAATTGACATCGACAAAGACCGCGATATTGCCCAAAATGCTAACGTCACAGGAACACCGACAATTCAACTGTTCAAAGATAAAGAGCTAATTAACGAAGTTAAAGGCGTCAAGCAAAAAACAGAGTATCGTAAGTTGATTGAAAGCAATCTGTAA
- the uvsE gene encoding UV DNA damage repair endonuclease UvsE — protein MTAIEINNLSNTPQQKSVTPELGLVCITFSKEVRFRTMTRTRYLQLTPEQRESALRELYRDNLQRLNTGLSFCQENQIRLYRMSCGLFPLSDMEDEIGAHILEEMSADLAKIGQKAAKLKIRIVLHPDQYVVLSSDSPDVVKSSIKILEGHAHTLDLLGLPQSTWSLMNIHGGKSQRADQLVRVVSELPENIKNRLTFENDEYAYSSEEILEVCQRSGVPMVFDAHHHICHENLDSYDDPSVASMFYAARETWANPKWQLVHISNGENAFKDRKHSELITDMPSVYREAPWIEIEAKRKEEAIAHLRSWWVMGK, from the coding sequence ATGACTGCAATTGAGATAAACAATCTATCTAATACACCGCAGCAAAAAAGCGTTACACCTGAGTTAGGACTGGTATGTATCACCTTTTCTAAAGAGGTGCGTTTTCGGACGATGACGCGGACGCGATATTTGCAACTGACTCCAGAACAACGTGAAAGCGCTTTGAGAGAACTTTATCGAGATAACTTGCAGCGTCTAAATACTGGCTTATCTTTTTGTCAAGAAAATCAGATTCGGCTTTATCGCATGTCGTGTGGTTTGTTTCCTCTAAGTGACATGGAGGACGAAATCGGCGCACATATATTAGAAGAAATGAGTGCAGATTTAGCCAAAATCGGGCAAAAAGCGGCAAAATTGAAGATTAGAATCGTGCTGCATCCAGACCAATATGTAGTTCTCAGTTCTGATTCGCCGGATGTGGTAAAATCAAGTATCAAAATTCTGGAAGGACACGCGCACACGCTTGACTTGCTAGGGTTGCCACAATCCACATGGTCTTTGATGAATATTCATGGTGGCAAATCTCAACGCGCAGATCAACTGGTGCGGGTAGTTTCGGAACTACCAGAAAACATCAAAAACCGCTTGACTTTTGAAAATGACGAATACGCTTATAGCAGTGAGGAAATTTTAGAAGTGTGTCAGCGAAGTGGTGTGCCAATGGTATTTGATGCCCATCACCACATTTGCCATGAAAATTTAGATAGCTACGATGACCCAAGTGTAGCATCGATGTTTTATGCAGCGCGAGAAACTTGGGCTAATCCAAAGTGGCAATTAGTGCATATTTCCAACGGTGAAAACGCTTTTAAAGATAGAAAACACAGCGAATTGATTACCGATATGCCAAGTGTATATCGCGAAGCACCTTGGATAGAAATTGAAGCGAAACGCAAAGAAGAAGCGATCGCCCATTTGCGCTCTTGGTGGGTTATGGGAAAATAA
- a CDS encoding type IV pilin-like G/H family protein → MLKPELQAKFLHNLNRKKKGDEGFTLIELLVVVIIIGVLAAIALPSLLSQVSKARQSEAKQNSGAMNRAQQAYFLENNNAFTSQLEQLALGIRTQTDNYKYEISSASSTGTYITNKAESIKAKLKSYAGVVYTSTQSVNGVNEAITLSILCESVNPATTDYASGITVNDGTNGPTCPTDASGSMKTIK, encoded by the coding sequence ATGCTTAAGCCAGAATTACAAGCTAAATTCCTGCACAACCTAAACCGTAAGAAAAAAGGCGATGAAGGTTTTACTCTTATTGAATTACTAGTAGTAGTAATTATTATCGGTGTGTTAGCAGCGATCGCATTGCCTTCACTCCTCAGCCAAGTTAGTAAAGCTAGACAGTCAGAAGCAAAGCAGAATAGCGGTGCTATGAACCGGGCGCAACAAGCATACTTCTTGGAGAATAATAACGCCTTTACAAGCCAACTTGAACAGTTAGCTCTTGGTATCAGAACACAAACTGACAACTATAAATACGAAATCAGTTCTGCAAGTAGTACTGGTACATATATCACTAATAAAGCCGAATCCATCAAAGCGAAACTGAAGTCTTATGCTGGTGTCGTTTATACATCCACCCAGTCTGTGAACGGCGTCAATGAAGCAATCACCTTATCAATTTTATGTGAAAGTGTTAACCCAGCAACAACAGATTATGCCAGTGGTATAACGGTAAACGATGGTACTAATGGTCCTACTTGTCCTACTGATGCCAGTGGTTCAATGAAAACCATCAAGTAA
- a CDS encoding ABC transporter permease, translating into MTVIKKPLPRFFSFANNPNLSRQLMLTGIGITLFFVFLAFFAPVFQAWGWLQDPTDFLANPIHDAPSAKHWFGTSRLGYDVFSRTVYGAQAALQVVILATSLSMFIGVPLGMLSGYLGGRVDKVLLFFMDSIYTLPGLLLSVTLAFVVGRGILNAAIAISIAYIPQYYRVVRNHTVSVKTEVFIEAAQAMGANTWQVLSKYLFFNVIQSVPVLFTLNAADAILVLGGLGFLGLGLPEEVAEWGHDLKQALEALPTGIWWTTLFPGLAMTLMVVGLSLLGEGLNEFVNPRLRKENSIRK; encoded by the coding sequence ATGACCGTTATCAAAAAACCCCTACCCAGATTTTTTAGTTTTGCCAACAATCCCAATTTATCTCGGCAATTAATGCTGACTGGGATAGGTATTACTTTGTTTTTCGTCTTCTTGGCTTTTTTCGCTCCCGTTTTTCAAGCTTGGGGATGGCTGCAAGATCCTACAGATTTTCTCGCGAATCCGATTCACGATGCACCCTCAGCAAAGCATTGGTTTGGCACTAGTCGCTTGGGCTATGATGTCTTCTCGCGGACTGTTTACGGCGCTCAAGCTGCGTTGCAAGTGGTTATCTTGGCTACCTCACTCAGTATGTTTATCGGTGTGCCTTTAGGGATGCTGAGTGGCTATCTGGGCGGTAGAGTTGATAAGGTTTTGCTGTTTTTTATGGATAGCATTTATACCTTACCGGGGTTGCTGCTTTCCGTGACGCTGGCGTTTGTGGTGGGAAGGGGAATATTAAATGCAGCGATCGCGATTAGTATTGCTTACATCCCCCAATATTACCGCGTTGTCCGCAACCACACAGTTAGCGTGAAAACTGAAGTGTTCATCGAAGCCGCACAAGCAATGGGTGCAAACACTTGGCAAGTTCTTTCTAAATATCTATTTTTCAACGTAATTCAAAGTGTACCCGTACTTTTCACCCTCAACGCTGCTGATGCAATTTTGGTGTTGGGGGGTTTGGGCTTTTTGGGGCTAGGACTTCCCGAAGAAGTGGCAGAATGGGGACACGATTTAAAACAAGCTTTAGAAGCACTACCCACAGGTATTTGGTGGACTACGCTTTTTCCTGGTTTGGCAATGACTTTAATGGTGGTTGGGTTGTCGCTGCTGGGTGAGGGGTTAAATGAATTTGTCAATCCCCGTTTGCGGAAAGAAAATAGTATCCGGAAGTAG
- a CDS encoding SPOR domain-containing protein codes for MLSAIPSQLHEGSRDAITLVCTEGRRQESSFVLGLLSLIALLTLLFYSKPAQAQINTDGVLLAQALPPPPPTLQLNPSNQQPLPQLEQTQQYDNNSQIINQTTPPLQLEYDNQYQNQNQYQYQNNQNFSRYVVFVDNSNSGLLQQVRRVEPTALLRRYQGRSVIQAGTFSKPDNAQRRLRELADNGINGVRIVSLSNGQEIPGGYSGGYSGGYSGGYSGGYSGGYSGNNRSNYYYVAIPARSQDLPIIEDKIRRNIGQSAAVLPRNQPRGPHIAVGPFIQRAQAEQWNTYLRNLGFGNARVYYGK; via the coding sequence ATGTTAAGTGCAATACCGAGTCAATTACATGAAGGCAGTAGAGACGCGATAACCCTTGTCTGTACAGAAGGCAGAAGGCAAGAATCTTCTTTCGTGCTTGGGCTACTTTCCTTAATTGCCCTACTTACCCTACTGTTTTACTCTAAACCAGCACAAGCGCAAATCAACACTGACGGTGTTTTACTTGCTCAAGCTTTACCACCACCACCGCCAACCTTGCAACTGAATCCCTCAAATCAGCAGCCATTACCGCAACTTGAACAGACGCAACAATATGACAACAATTCTCAAATTATCAACCAAACAACTCCACCATTACAATTAGAGTATGACAATCAATACCAAAATCAAAATCAATACCAATATCAAAACAACCAGAACTTTAGTAGATACGTGGTTTTTGTCGATAATAGTAATTCTGGACTACTGCAACAAGTACGTCGAGTTGAACCCACAGCTTTATTAAGACGATATCAAGGACGTTCTGTAATCCAAGCTGGAACCTTTAGTAAACCAGATAATGCTCAACGGCGTTTAAGAGAACTGGCAGACAATGGGATAAATGGAGTACGGATTGTCAGTTTATCTAACGGACAGGAAATACCAGGAGGCTATTCTGGAGGCTATTCTGGAGGTTATTCAGGAGGCTATTCAGGAGGTTATTCAGGAGGATATTCTGGAAATAATAGAAGTAACTATTACTATGTAGCGATTCCGGCGCGATCGCAAGATTTACCAATAATTGAAGATAAAATTAGACGCAACATCGGACAAAGTGCCGCAGTATTGCCAAGAAACCAACCACGAGGTCCACATATAGCAGTTGGACCTTTTATTCAACGCGCACAAGCAGAACAATGGAACACTTATCTGCGAAATTTAGGCTTCGGTAATGCTAGGGTTTATTACGGAAAATAA
- the mnmA gene encoding tRNA 2-thiouridine(34) synthase MnmA: MKKVVVGLSGGVDSSTAAAILHNQGYEVVGLTLWLMKGKGQCCSEGMIDAAYICEQLGIPHQVVDIREVFQTNIVDYLVSGYSAGITPLPCSQCNKTVKFAPMVQYAREQLGCDRIATGHYAKISYNEASKRYELLRAVDRNKDQSYFLYDLSQDLLAASVFPLGELNKTDTRRIAAEYNLKTADKPESQDLCLVESNGSMRAFLDKYLAPKKGDIVNADGKVLGQHDGVHHYTIGQRKGLGIAAAEPLYVIGLDAVNNKVIVGDRTLATEPECTVQRVNWVSIAEPSTPIRAEVQIRYRSKPVPATIIPLEDCRVRLVFDEPQFSITPGQAAVWYEAEKVLGGGIIEQFS, from the coding sequence ATGAAAAAAGTCGTCGTTGGTCTTTCTGGTGGCGTTGACAGTTCTACTGCTGCTGCTATCCTGCACAATCAAGGCTATGAAGTTGTTGGTTTGACTCTTTGGCTGATGAAAGGCAAAGGTCAGTGCTGTTCTGAGGGTATGATCGACGCGGCTTATATCTGTGAACAATTGGGTATTCCCCATCAAGTTGTTGATATTCGCGAAGTCTTTCAAACCAACATTGTTGATTATCTCGTATCTGGTTACAGCGCCGGTATTACACCTTTGCCTTGTTCCCAATGCAATAAAACTGTAAAGTTTGCTCCAATGGTACAATATGCCCGCGAACAATTGGGATGCGATCGCATCGCTACGGGTCATTATGCCAAAATTAGCTACAACGAAGCTAGCAAACGTTACGAGCTTTTACGCGCTGTAGACCGCAATAAAGACCAATCTTATTTTCTCTACGATTTGTCGCAAGATTTACTTGCGGCATCAGTGTTTCCCCTTGGAGAATTAAATAAGACAGACACTCGCCGGATTGCTGCTGAATATAACTTGAAAACTGCTGACAAGCCAGAAAGCCAAGACTTGTGCTTGGTAGAAAGTAACGGCTCAATGCGAGCGTTTCTAGATAAATATTTAGCGCCGAAAAAAGGTGATATCGTCAACGCTGACGGCAAAGTGTTAGGACAACACGATGGTGTTCATCACTACACGATAGGACAGCGTAAAGGTTTAGGTATAGCTGCTGCCGAACCGCTGTATGTGATAGGGTTGGATGCGGTGAATAATAAAGTGATAGTAGGCGATCGCACTCTCGCCACCGAGCCAGAATGCACCGTCCAACGGGTAAACTGGGTTTCTATAGCCGAACCATCAACCCCGATTCGTGCCGAAGTACAAATTCGCTATCGCTCAAAGCCCGTACCCGCAACAATCATTCCCCTAGAAGATTGTAGAGTCCGCTTAGTATTTGACGAACCCCAGTTCAGCATTACCCCCGGACAAGCTGCTGTCTGGTACGAAGCCGAAAAAGTCCTTGGTGGGGGGATTATCGAGCAGTTTAGTTAA
- a CDS encoding NAD(P)H-hydrate dehydratase: MARQEEISQIIVTAQQMRDIEARIFAAGMPVAALMEKVAGLIARRIQDIYPNVRQGDRGTGGQGKDKVKRVGILVGPGHNGGDALVVARELHFCGYDIKIYSSFSKLKELTSQHLQYAQSLGIPCYESIEQLSDCDLLIDGLFGFGLQRTLQDAIANTINQINSWSKLIVSIDLPSGLHTDTGEVLGTAISATQTFCLGLWKLGLLQDHALEYVGKAELIDFDIPLADVQAVVGTNRIHRITQTTALSTLPLPRPAVTHKYKEGHLLLICGSRRYSGGAILSGLGARVSGVGMLSIAVPESLKPLLVAQLPEALIIGCPETQTGAIASKQLPENTDLSSFDAIACGPGLTRDATPIVQQVLESDRPLILDADGLNILAQMGTIPTLHKRKAVTILTPHAGEFKRLFPDISDPMKDRVRAVREAALHCGAIVLLKGARTAIANSQNSVWINPESTPALARGGSGDVLTGVLGGLLAQAKSKDISVEEIVATAAWWHSQAGILAAGERTELGVDAFTLTNYFIPVLASVEKLFPHSR, encoded by the coding sequence ATGGCTCGGCAAGAAGAAATTTCCCAAATAATAGTTACTGCACAGCAAATGCGCGATATTGAAGCGCGGATCTTTGCGGCTGGAATGCCTGTAGCAGCTTTAATGGAAAAAGTCGCGGGATTAATTGCCCGTAGAATTCAGGATATCTACCCAAATGTAAGACAAGGGGACAGGGGGACAGGGGGACAGGGGAAAGATAAAGTAAAGCGTGTGGGTATTCTTGTCGGTCCGGGTCATAATGGTGGAGATGCTTTGGTTGTGGCTCGTGAGTTGCACTTTTGCGGCTATGATATCAAGATATATTCTTCTTTTTCTAAGCTGAAAGAATTAACTTCGCAACATTTGCAGTACGCTCAGAGTCTGGGTATCCCCTGTTATGAATCGATAGAGCAACTGTCAGATTGCGATTTGTTGATTGATGGGTTGTTTGGATTTGGTTTACAAAGAACGTTACAAGATGCGATCGCTAATACTATAAATCAAATTAATTCTTGGTCTAAACTAATCGTCAGTATTGATTTACCTTCGGGGTTGCACACAGATACAGGTGAGGTGTTGGGGACTGCAATTAGCGCTACACAGACGTTTTGCTTGGGTTTGTGGAAGCTGGGTTTATTGCAAGACCATGCTTTAGAATATGTTGGCAAAGCTGAATTAATCGACTTTGATATCCCTTTGGCTGATGTGCAAGCTGTTGTGGGAACAAACAGAATTCACCGCATCACTCAAACCACTGCACTTTCAACTTTACCGCTACCGCGTCCCGCCGTCACCCACAAATATAAGGAAGGTCATTTACTGCTGATTTGTGGTTCGCGTCGCTATTCTGGAGGTGCAATTTTAAGCGGTTTGGGTGCGAGGGTAAGTGGTGTAGGAATGCTTTCTATCGCTGTACCCGAATCTCTAAAACCGCTTTTGGTGGCACAATTACCAGAAGCACTAATTATCGGTTGTCCGGAAACTCAAACTGGTGCGATCGCTTCAAAGCAGTTACCAGAAAACACAGATTTGAGTTCTTTTGATGCGATCGCCTGCGGTCCCGGTTTGACACGCGATGCCACACCGATTGTACAACAAGTTTTGGAAAGCGATCGCCCTTTAATTCTCGATGCTGATGGCTTAAATATCCTCGCGCAAATGGGAACTATTCCCACTTTACATAAACGAAAAGCAGTCACAATTCTTACTCCTCATGCTGGTGAATTCAAGCGATTGTTTCCCGATATCTCCGATCCGATGAAAGACAGAGTGCGTGCCGTGCGCGAAGCTGCCCTGCATTGTGGGGCGATAGTATTATTAAAAGGAGCGAGAACAGCGATCGCTAACTCCCAAAATTCAGTCTGGATTAATCCCGAAAGCACTCCAGCTTTAGCCCGTGGTGGTAGCGGTGATGTCTTAACTGGGGTACTTGGTGGACTCTTAGCGCAAGCTAAATCTAAGGATATTTCTGTAGAGGAGATTGTCGCAACTGCTGCTTGGTGGCATTCGCAAGCGGGTATTTTAGCGGCTGGTGAGCGCACAGAATTGGGAGTTGATGCTTTTACGCTCACTAATTATTTTATACCTGTTTTGGCATCAGTTGAAAAACTATTTCCACACTCAAGATGA